In Allomuricauda ruestringensis DSM 13258, the following proteins share a genomic window:
- a CDS encoding alpha/beta fold hydrolase encodes MEEHLIEDGKYRYIEKGEGTPMIILHGLMGGLSNFQGVSEYFPPKGYQVLIPELPIYDMPLLKTTVKNFATFLEGFIEHKGLKDVILLGNSLGGHIGLLHTKMFPEMVKALVITGSSGLYESAMGDGYPKRGDYEFIKKKAEDVFYDPKVATKEIVDEVFATVNNRMKLVKTLAIAKSAIRHNMSKDLPHMNTPTCIIWGENDTVTPPNVAKEFHELLPDSDLYWIEKCGHAPMMEHPNDFNHILEAWLKKRNF; translated from the coding sequence ATGGAAGAGCATTTAATCGAGGATGGCAAGTACCGATATATAGAAAAGGGAGAAGGGACTCCCATGATTATATTGCACGGTTTGATGGGAGGTTTGAGCAACTTCCAGGGCGTATCCGAATATTTCCCGCCTAAAGGATATCAGGTGCTTATTCCCGAGCTGCCTATTTACGATATGCCGCTCCTAAAAACCACGGTAAAGAACTTTGCTACATTTTTGGAAGGGTTTATTGAGCACAAAGGATTGAAGGATGTAATTTTGCTGGGCAATTCCCTTGGTGGACATATTGGGCTATTGCACACCAAAATGTTCCCGGAAATGGTCAAAGCTCTGGTTATTACAGGTAGTTCTGGACTTTACGAGAGTGCCATGGGTGATGGATACCCTAAACGCGGCGACTACGAGTTCATTAAAAAGAAGGCCGAGGACGTATTTTACGACCCCAAAGTGGCCACCAAGGAAATTGTGGACGAGGTTTTTGCCACAGTAAATAATCGAATGAAGTTGGTAAAGACATTGGCCATTGCTAAAAGTGCCATCCGACACAACATGTCCAAAGATCTACCCCACATGAACACGCCAACTTGTATTATTTGGGGAGAAAATGATACGGTGACACCACCAAATGTAGCCAAAGAATTCCATGAACTGTTACCCGATTCCGACCTGTATTGGATAGAAAAATGTGGCCATGCCCCCATGATGGAACACCCCAACGATTTTAACCACATTCTGGAAGCTTGGCTGAAAAAGCGTAACTTCTAG
- the dnaG gene encoding DNA primase, which yields MISKTTIDQVYETARLEEVIGDFVQLKKSGSNFKGLSPFTDERTPSFMVSPVKQIWKDFSSGKGGNVVAFLMEHEHFTYPEAIKYLAKKYNIEVEETEQTDEQKEQANERESMYLVSEYAQKYFAETLWNSEPGKAIGLTYFKERGFTDETIKRFGLGYSLDEWEAFTKEALDKGYQLEFLEKTGLTIVKEKAGGENRTFDRFKGRVMFPIHSMSGRVLGFGGRILTNDKKAAKYLNSPESEIYHKSKVLYGIYYAKQAIAKEGNCFLVEGYTDVIQMYQRGVENVVSSSGTALTPEQIRLINRLTKNITVLFDGDAAGLRASLRGIDLILEQGMNVKVCTFPEGEDPDSFAKNNTYEDVVLYLQENSKDFIQFKTSLLAKEAANDPIKRADTVRDIVNSISKIPDRIRQEIYVQECAKIMQISEDVLYNTLAQIDKKHQTEASKKVRKEQKAFEVVKNDAVVEKVDVQYELERKIIEVLLLYGDQKQEFEDLVLKENDEGELVLEPEIVEAKVYEKVYLDLQDDEIELTNGQFKTIYYKLIEKLNEDADFSVSTFLSDLDQETVSQVSSILMEEEQYVLHDWERRDIYPKEKQIGVAQLVGETILTLRCNLIKNRIEKLKERTQDSQGDNTEVLEEIMNYLQLNKLLNAKLNRVLS from the coding sequence TTGATTTCAAAAACTACCATAGACCAAGTATATGAAACCGCCCGATTGGAGGAGGTAATCGGCGATTTTGTGCAATTGAAGAAATCCGGTTCCAATTTTAAGGGGCTTAGCCCATTTACCGATGAGCGTACCCCCAGCTTCATGGTTTCGCCCGTTAAGCAAATCTGGAAGGATTTTAGTAGCGGAAAAGGAGGGAATGTGGTGGCTTTTTTAATGGAGCACGAGCACTTTACCTATCCCGAGGCCATTAAGTACTTGGCTAAAAAATACAATATTGAGGTAGAGGAGACCGAGCAGACAGATGAGCAAAAGGAGCAGGCCAATGAGCGGGAAAGCATGTATTTGGTCTCTGAATACGCCCAAAAGTATTTTGCGGAAACGCTATGGAACAGTGAACCCGGCAAAGCCATTGGTCTTACCTATTTTAAGGAACGTGGATTTACCGACGAGACCATAAAACGGTTTGGACTGGGGTATAGTTTGGACGAGTGGGAGGCCTTTACAAAAGAGGCATTGGATAAAGGATATCAGTTGGAGTTTTTGGAGAAAACCGGTCTTACCATTGTTAAGGAGAAAGCTGGTGGAGAAAACCGAACGTTCGATAGATTTAAGGGTAGGGTAATGTTTCCCATACATTCCATGAGTGGGCGGGTACTTGGATTTGGTGGACGAATATTGACCAACGACAAAAAGGCGGCCAAATATTTAAACTCGCCCGAAAGCGAGATTTACCATAAGAGCAAGGTGCTTTATGGTATCTATTATGCCAAGCAGGCCATTGCCAAGGAAGGCAATTGTTTTTTGGTAGAAGGTTATACCGATGTCATCCAAATGTACCAACGGGGAGTGGAAAATGTGGTGTCATCCAGTGGAACGGCATTGACCCCCGAGCAGATTCGTTTGATCAATAGGCTCACCAAAAATATTACGGTCCTGTTCGATGGGGATGCGGCCGGATTGCGTGCATCGCTCCGCGGTATCGACCTCATTTTGGAACAGGGCATGAATGTGAAGGTATGTACCTTTCCCGAAGGTGAAGACCCGGACAGTTTTGCCAAAAACAATACCTACGAGGATGTAGTGCTTTATCTTCAAGAGAATTCCAAAGACTTTATCCAGTTCAAGACCTCTTTGTTGGCAAAAGAGGCAGCTAATGATCCTATAAAAAGAGCTGATACGGTTAGGGATATCGTAAATAGTATCAGTAAGATTCCCGATCGTATCCGTCAGGAAATATATGTTCAGGAATGTGCAAAGATCATGCAGATTTCTGAAGATGTACTCTACAATACCTTGGCTCAGATTGATAAAAAGCATCAGACGGAAGCCTCTAAAAAAGTAAGGAAAGAACAAAAGGCCTTCGAAGTTGTCAAGAACGATGCCGTTGTGGAAAAGGTGGACGTTCAGTATGAGTTGGAACGCAAGATCATTGAAGTTCTTTTGCTATATGGAGACCAAAAACAAGAGTTTGAGGATTTGGTATTAAAGGAAAATGACGAAGGTGAACTGGTGCTTGAACCAGAGATTGTAGAGGCCAAAGTATATGAAAAAGTATATTTGGATCTTCAGGATGATGAAATCGAGCTGACCAACGGGCAATTTAAAACCATTTATTATAAGTTGATCGAAAAACTTAACGAAGATGCTGATTTTTCGGTAAGTACATTTTTATCCGATTTGGACCAAGAAACCGTCTCGCAAGTATCTTCAATTTTGATGGAAGAAGAGCAGTATGTGTTGCATGATTGGGAACGACGGGACATCTATCCAAAAGAGAAGCAGATAGGCGTTGCCCAATTGGTAGGGGAAACCATTCTTACCCTACGTTGCAACTTGATTAAAAACCGAATCGAAAAGCTAAAGGAGAGAACCCAAGACAGCCAGGGCGACAATACGGAAGTTTTGGAAGAGATAATGAATTATCTTCAACTAAATAAATTGTTGAACGCCAAATTGAACCGCGTACTTTCCTAA
- the gldB gene encoding gliding motility lipoprotein GldB, translating to MKWLLKYFAIPVFRSFVLVMILLFSSCGETDKTKEEIDKVAIDLQISRFDQEFAKATANDIPKLKAKYPYLFPEQFPDSVWVAKLTDTLQVELSNEVAKAFGNFEQESKDLESLFKHIEYYFPETETPHVVTLTSDVRYDSRVILADSLLLIGLDNYLGEDHHFYEGIQRYIAASLDKKFLTSDVVSAFSKKVLAYPRNRTLLSRMVYYGKELYLKDKLIPLATDAQKIGYSEEEMEWAKANEEQMWKYFVERELMYSTDTGLDRKFLDPAPFTKFGLELDNESPPRLGRYMGWQIVRAFMEKTDTDLKQMLNLPADEILKKSNYKPK from the coding sequence ATGAAGTGGTTGTTAAAATACTTTGCGATTCCGGTATTTAGAAGTTTTGTTTTGGTGATGATTCTACTTTTTTCATCATGTGGAGAAACGGATAAGACCAAGGAAGAAATCGATAAGGTCGCCATTGATTTACAGATTTCAAGGTTTGATCAAGAATTTGCCAAGGCAACTGCGAACGATATTCCCAAATTAAAGGCCAAGTACCCTTATTTGTTCCCGGAACAGTTCCCGGATAGCGTCTGGGTGGCCAAACTAACGGATACCCTTCAAGTGGAGCTTTCAAATGAGGTAGCCAAAGCTTTTGGCAATTTTGAACAGGAATCCAAGGATTTGGAATCGCTTTTTAAGCATATTGAATATTATTTTCCGGAAACCGAAACACCCCATGTGGTAACACTTACTTCGGATGTTAGATACGATAGTCGGGTTATTTTGGCGGATTCCCTTTTGTTGATCGGTCTCGATAACTATTTGGGGGAGGACCATCATTTTTATGAGGGGATTCAAAGGTATATCGCGGCATCTTTGGACAAAAAGTTTTTAACCTCCGATGTGGTAAGTGCTTTCTCCAAAAAAGTACTTGCTTACCCAAGAAACCGAACCTTGCTTTCTCGAATGGTATATTATGGTAAAGAACTTTACCTAAAAGATAAATTGATACCCTTGGCCACTGATGCCCAAAAAATTGGATATTCCGAAGAGGAAATGGAATGGGCAAAAGCCAATGAAGAACAAATGTGGAAGTATTTTGTAGAGCGCGAACTGATGTATAGTACCGATACGGGGTTGGATAGAAAATTCTTGGATCCAGCACCCTTCACCAAATTTGGATTGGAGCTGGACAATGAATCGCCCCCACGCTTGGGACGATATATGGGGTGGCAAATTGTAAGGGCCTTTATGGAGAAGACGGACACAGACTTAAAGCAAATGTTGAATTTGCCCGCGGATGAAATTTTAAAAAAATCAAATTACAAACCAAAATAA
- a CDS encoding pirin family protein, whose amino-acid sequence MKSVLHKATTRGHADHGWLNSHHTFSFAGYNDPERMHFGVLRVLNDDQVAPGRGFGTHPHDNMEIISIPLEGDLEHKDSMGNTTTIKEGDVQVMSAGAGIQHSEYNKNADQEVKFLQIWVFPNKRNVEPRYDQISIREIEKENAFYQVLSPNPDDEGVWVHQDAWFHLGNFQAGATDTYQIKKEGNGVYAFVLEGEVEINRQKLEKRDGFGLWETDSFDFKSNTNSRVLLMEVPMSLSQTGR is encoded by the coding sequence ATGAAATCTGTATTGCACAAAGCAACAACTCGTGGCCATGCTGACCATGGTTGGCTAAACTCTCATCATACTTTTAGTTTTGCGGGCTACAACGACCCTGAGCGTATGCACTTTGGGGTTTTGCGTGTTCTTAATGATGACCAGGTAGCCCCAGGCAGAGGTTTTGGAACACATCCGCACGATAATATGGAAATTATCTCCATTCCTTTGGAAGGCGATTTGGAACACAAGGACAGCATGGGCAACACCACCACAATAAAGGAAGGTGATGTCCAGGTGATGAGTGCCGGTGCTGGCATTCAACATAGTGAGTACAACAAAAACGCCGACCAAGAGGTTAAGTTTTTACAGATATGGGTTTTCCCGAACAAACGAAATGTGGAGCCCCGATACGACCAAATTTCCATTAGAGAGATTGAGAAAGAGAATGCTTTCTATCAAGTGCTTTCCCCTAACCCTGATGATGAAGGTGTTTGGGTGCATCAAGATGCTTGGTTCCATTTGGGAAATTTTCAAGCAGGCGCAACCGATACCTATCAAATAAAAAAGGAAGGAAACGGGGTATATGCCTTTGTATTGGAGGGCGAAGTTGAGATCAATAGGCAAAAACTTGAAAAAAGGGATGGATTTGGTCTTTGGGAAACAGATTCCTTTGACTTTAAATCAAATACCAACAGTAGGGTATTGCTCATGGAAGTTCCGATGAGCCTTTCTCAAACTGGTCGTTAA
- the mraZ gene encoding division/cell wall cluster transcriptional repressor MraZ, producing the protein MTHIIGQHDCKADSKGRVLLPISLKNQLLPVLKEGFVIKRSVFQQCLELYPKQEFDVLMQKVMKKSKINRKYDAFVRNFVAGMKEVSIDGDSGRLQIPKNLVEFAGIEKEVVLNAVFDKIEIWNKDMYEKVLAEGEKDYADLAEEIFDDDE; encoded by the coding sequence GTGACCCATATCATAGGACAACATGATTGTAAAGCTGATTCCAAAGGAAGGGTATTGTTACCTATTTCTTTGAAAAATCAGTTGTTGCCTGTTTTAAAGGAAGGGTTTGTTATTAAAAGATCGGTTTTTCAGCAATGTTTGGAATTGTACCCCAAGCAAGAGTTCGATGTCCTCATGCAGAAAGTCATGAAGAAAAGCAAAATCAACCGAAAGTACGATGCTTTCGTGAGAAACTTTGTGGCAGGTATGAAGGAAGTGAGCATTGATGGGGATTCCGGAAGATTGCAGATTCCAAAAAACTTGGTGGAGTTCGCTGGAATTGAGAAAGAAGTGGTTTTGAATGCGGTTTTTGATAAAATCGAGATTTGGAACAAGGATATGTACGAGAAGGTCTTGGCGGAAGGCGAGAAAGATTATGCCGATCTGGCCGAGGAGATTTTTGACGACGATGAGTAG
- a CDS encoding penicillin-binding protein: MAITEKNIMNRLYLVAGGLLVLAIAVVVKLVDIQMVEGEKYKELALSQTEKMFTIEPNRGNLYSEDGSLLAASVPKYEIRFDAQTVSQENFQDNVAALSDSLGVLFNRPSSYYRQLFRKARANGNRYKLVARNVGYLDYVRIKQFPLFNLGPYKGGFIETHRVVREYPLGKMAARSIGYERVDENGYYTRVGLDGAFGESYLRGKEGKRLKQKIAKGQWKPVGLDNIVEPQDGLDVVSTIDINIQDIAHHELLRQLEKYKADHGCVVVMETKTGEIKAISNLGRTSEGKYYEKLNYAVGESHEPGSTFKLMSLVAALEDKVVDTSTVIDTEKGRYRIYDGVVKDTKWGGYGKITLSKAFAVSSNTAFARIINKNYKEQPEKFVNRLMNMGLHKKLDLPIIGEGDPVIRYPGDKGWSGISLGWMSHGYEVSLTPIQTLAFYNAIANDGEYVKPRLIQEVREGNKVLKRFDKEVLNSSICSKETVKKAQQLLKDVVEKDYGTGHRMYSKNFSMAGKTGTTQKNYVEKNPDKLAYISSFAGYFPADNPKYSCIVVIHEPDKEEGYYGADVSGPVFKSMAQKIHAISPMVDEVDIKTIEDKDLEKQYQQYYAQVQKKYNTVPNVKGMSGMDAVSLLENLGIEVEVHGNGKVKNQSVNQGTNIKQVKKIVLQLS; this comes from the coding sequence GTGGCCATTACCGAAAAAAATATCATGAACAGACTGTACCTCGTTGCTGGGGGGCTACTTGTGTTGGCCATTGCCGTTGTGGTGAAGTTGGTGGATATTCAAATGGTGGAAGGCGAAAAATACAAGGAGTTGGCCTTGAGCCAAACCGAGAAGATGTTTACCATTGAGCCCAATCGTGGCAATCTTTATTCAGAGGATGGTAGTTTATTGGCTGCATCCGTACCTAAATATGAAATCAGGTTTGACGCCCAGACTGTTTCACAAGAAAACTTTCAGGATAATGTGGCCGCCTTGTCGGATTCCTTGGGCGTACTCTTCAATAGGCCATCTTCTTACTACAGACAGTTGTTCCGAAAGGCGAGGGCGAACGGTAATCGTTACAAATTGGTAGCCCGCAATGTAGGGTATCTGGACTATGTACGCATCAAGCAGTTTCCATTGTTCAACCTTGGGCCATACAAGGGTGGATTTATCGAAACCCATCGAGTGGTTCGTGAATACCCATTGGGTAAAATGGCTGCAAGAAGCATTGGTTACGAGCGCGTGGACGAAAACGGATACTATACTAGAGTTGGATTGGATGGTGCTTTTGGAGAATCCTATTTGCGCGGTAAGGAAGGAAAGCGATTAAAGCAAAAAATAGCCAAGGGACAATGGAAGCCTGTTGGTTTGGATAATATTGTTGAGCCCCAAGATGGGTTGGACGTGGTTTCGACCATCGACATCAATATTCAAGATATAGCCCACCATGAATTGTTGAGGCAATTGGAAAAATACAAGGCCGATCATGGATGTGTGGTGGTGATGGAAACCAAAACCGGTGAGATTAAGGCCATTTCCAATCTGGGAAGGACGTCCGAGGGCAAATATTACGAGAAATTAAACTATGCCGTGGGTGAATCCCATGAACCAGGTTCCACTTTTAAATTGATGTCCTTAGTGGCCGCTCTGGAAGATAAAGTGGTCGATACCAGCACTGTGATTGACACCGAAAAAGGGAGATACCGGATTTATGATGGGGTTGTAAAGGATACAAAATGGGGAGGGTACGGAAAGATTACTTTATCCAAAGCTTTTGCGGTATCATCAAACACGGCTTTTGCTAGAATCATCAATAAAAATTACAAGGAGCAACCAGAAAAATTCGTGAACCGTCTCATGAACATGGGACTTCATAAAAAATTGGATTTACCGATTATAGGTGAGGGCGACCCGGTAATCCGTTACCCCGGTGACAAAGGTTGGTCGGGAATTTCCCTAGGTTGGATGTCGCACGGTTACGAAGTGTCGTTGACTCCGATTCAGACCTTGGCTTTCTACAATGCCATTGCCAATGATGGCGAGTATGTAAAACCCCGTTTGATCCAAGAAGTGCGTGAAGGCAACAAGGTGTTGAAGCGATTCGATAAGGAAGTGTTGAACTCTTCCATCTGTTCCAAAGAAACCGTAAAAAAGGCGCAACAATTATTAAAGGATGTAGTTGAGAAAGATTATGGAACTGGACACAGGATGTATTCCAAAAACTTTTCCATGGCAGGAAAGACGGGTACCACACAAAAGAACTATGTGGAAAAGAATCCCGATAAGTTGGCATATATCTCATCATTTGCAGGGTACTTTCCAGCAGACAATCCAAAATATTCGTGCATCGTGGTGATTCATGAACCTGATAAGGAAGAAGGATATTACGGAGCCGATGTTTCCGGTCCGGTATTCAAATCCATGGCACAAAAAATTCATGCTATTTCACCTATGGTGGATGAAGTGGACATCAAAACTATTGAAGATAAGGACTTGGAGAAACAGTACCAACAATACTATGCACAAGTTCAAAAAAAATACAATACCGTGCCCAACGTAAAGGGCATGAGCGGTATGGATGCCGTTTCCCTATTGGAAAATCTGGGAATTGAAGTAGAAGTGCACGGCAATGGAAAAGTGAAGAATCAGTCGGTAAACCAAGGGACCAATATAAAACAGGTCAAGAAAATAGTATTGCAACTTTCATGA
- the yihA gene encoding ribosome biogenesis GTP-binding protein YihA/YsxC produces the protein MKITSAEFVMSNSNVAKCPNEPLPEYAFIGRSNVGKSSLINMLVERKALAKTSGRPGKTQLINHFKINNNWFLVDLPGYGYAKVSKKDKRTFQKYITEYFQKRKQLVCGFVLVDIRHEPQPVDLEFMEWLGTNQIPFAIIFTKADKLKPSVIEKQANTYLQKLLECAWEEVPPHFTTSSTNRMGKEELLEFIDGINQEFFQSNK, from the coding sequence ATGAAAATTACCTCTGCAGAATTTGTAATGAGCAACTCCAATGTTGCCAAATGCCCCAACGAGCCTTTACCGGAATACGCCTTTATCGGCAGGTCCAATGTAGGGAAGTCTTCGTTGATCAATATGTTGGTGGAGCGCAAAGCGTTGGCCAAAACATCGGGTCGACCAGGTAAAACACAGCTCATCAATCATTTTAAGATCAATAACAATTGGTTTTTGGTAGATTTGCCCGGTTACGGCTACGCCAAGGTTTCTAAAAAGGACAAAAGAACATTTCAGAAGTACATCACTGAGTATTTTCAAAAAAGAAAACAGCTGGTCTGTGGTTTTGTTTTGGTCGATATTCGACACGAACCCCAACCTGTGGACCTAGAGTTCATGGAATGGCTGGGCACCAATCAGATTCCGTTTGCCATTATTTTTACCAAGGCTGACAAACTAAAACCCTCCGTTATTGAAAAACAGGCCAATACCTACCTTCAAAAATTATTGGAGTGTGCTTGGGAAGAGGTTCCTCCACATTTTACCACTTCGTCCACAAACCGGATGGGCAAGGAAGAACTTTTGGAATTTATTGATGGCATTAACCAAGAGTTTTTCCAGAGCAACAAATAG
- the rsmH gene encoding 16S rRNA (cytosine(1402)-N(4))-methyltransferase RsmH has product MSSAYHNPVLLKESVDGLNIKENGVYVDVTFGGGGHSREILKRLGDGGKLFAFDQDEDALQNALDDDRFQLINQNFRYLKQYLKFYGIRKVDGILADFGVSSHQFDEADRGFSIRFNADLDMRMDRSNQLTAFQVVNTYSQEDLASVLFQYGELRNTNAMAKTIVLARSDEPIKTTDDLKKVLSRFLPKMKENKILAQIYQAIRIEVNQEIAVLKEFLEQVPEMLNKGGRLSLISYHSLEDRLAKRFIRAGKFDGEPEKDFYGNINVPLKKVGKLITPSAEEIANNNRARSAKLRIAEKI; this is encoded by the coding sequence ATGAGTAGTGCATACCACAATCCGGTGTTGCTGAAGGAGTCAGTGGACGGATTGAACATAAAGGAAAATGGGGTGTATGTGGATGTCACCTTTGGCGGCGGCGGACACTCCAGAGAAATTTTGAAAAGATTGGGTGATGGTGGAAAGTTGTTCGCGTTTGATCAAGATGAGGATGCCCTGCAAAATGCATTGGATGATGATAGGTTTCAATTGATCAACCAAAACTTTCGCTACCTCAAACAATATTTAAAGTTCTATGGAATTCGGAAAGTTGATGGAATCTTGGCGGATTTTGGGGTTTCCTCCCATCAGTTCGATGAGGCTGACCGCGGTTTCTCCATTCGGTTCAATGCAGATTTGGACATGCGAATGGACAGAAGCAATCAATTGACGGCCTTTCAGGTGGTGAACACCTATTCCCAAGAAGATTTAGCGTCGGTACTTTTTCAGTATGGCGAGCTGCGAAATACAAATGCCATGGCCAAGACCATTGTTTTGGCACGGTCTGATGAGCCCATCAAAACAACTGATGATTTGAAAAAGGTTTTGAGTAGGTTTTTGCCAAAAATGAAAGAGAACAAAATCTTGGCTCAAATCTATCAGGCTATCAGGATAGAGGTAAACCAAGAAATAGCCGTGCTCAAAGAATTTTTGGAACAAGTGCCGGAGATGTTGAACAAAGGGGGTAGGTTGAGTTTGATCAGTTACCATTCCTTGGAAGATAGATTGGCAAAGCGCTTTATCCGTGCAGGGAAGTTCGACGGCGAACCGGAGAAGGATTTTTATGGGAACATCAATGTTCCTTTAAAAAAAGTTGGGAAGTTGATTACGCCATCAGCAGAAGAAATAGCCAATAACAATAGAGCAAGAAGTGCAAAGCTCCGCATTGCGGAAAAAATATAA
- the gldC gene encoding gliding motility protein GldC — MAVEHTSEITLTVGLDENRVPEELKWSAQDGGINEEEAKAMMLSVWDSKNQESLKIDLWTKDMPVDEMKVFFHQTLVTMADTFFKATQDEKMTATMKDFCDYFAEKLELKK, encoded by the coding sequence ATGGCAGTAGAACATACTTCGGAGATAACCTTGACAGTTGGATTGGATGAGAACCGAGTGCCCGAGGAATTGAAATGGTCGGCGCAAGATGGCGGGATTAATGAGGAAGAGGCCAAGGCCATGATGCTGTCCGTGTGGGATAGCAAAAATCAGGAATCCTTAAAAATCGACCTTTGGACCAAAGATATGCCAGTGGACGAAATGAAGGTATTTTTCCATCAAACCTTGGTGACCATGGCCGATACCTTTTTCAAGGCCACCCAAGATGAAAAAATGACGGCTACCATGAAGGATTTCTGTGATTATTTTGCAGAAAAGCTGGAATTGAAAAAATAA
- the nadE gene encoding NAD(+) synthase, with translation MQTEKVITHIVDWLKEYAENAKCKGFVIGVSGGIDSAVTSTLCAKTGLDLLCLEMPIHQGENQVTRADKHIDWLIKNFPNVSRQAVNLTPVFDSLVDAFPKVEKEEDRFMSLANTRARLRMTTLYYFAALEGYLVAGTGNKVEDFGVGFYTKYGDGGVDLSPIADLVKTEVYELGRALGVNQDIMEAAPTDGLWGDSRTDEDQIGASYPELEWAMQMDDQGKIANDFSGREKEVFAIYKKYNIANKHKMVPIPICEIPSELK, from the coding sequence ATGCAAACAGAAAAGGTTATAACCCATATTGTTGATTGGCTAAAAGAGTATGCCGAAAACGCAAAATGTAAAGGTTTTGTAATTGGAGTCTCTGGCGGAATTGATTCCGCAGTAACCTCAACACTCTGTGCCAAAACAGGATTGGACCTTTTATGTTTGGAAATGCCTATTCACCAAGGCGAAAACCAAGTAACCCGTGCGGACAAACATATTGATTGGTTGATCAAAAACTTCCCAAACGTCTCCAGACAGGCCGTTAACCTAACGCCTGTATTTGATAGCCTAGTGGACGCATTCCCAAAAGTGGAGAAAGAAGAAGATCGTTTTATGTCCCTTGCCAATACAAGGGCCAGGTTGCGTATGACCACTCTCTATTATTTTGCGGCCCTCGAAGGGTATTTGGTTGCTGGTACAGGAAACAAGGTGGAGGATTTCGGTGTTGGTTTTTACACTAAATATGGTGATGGCGGTGTTGACCTTAGCCCAATTGCCGACTTGGTCAAAACAGAGGTTTACGAACTTGGAAGGGCGCTCGGTGTAAATCAAGATATTATGGAAGCTGCGCCAACCGATGGGCTTTGGGGCGATAGCCGAACTGATGAAGACCAAATCGGGGCTTCTTATCCGGAACTGGAATGGGCCATGCAAATGGATGACCAAGGTAAAATAGCCAATGATTTTTCAGGTAGGGAAAAAGAAGTGTTTGCTATCTATAAAAAGTACAATATCGCCAACAAACATAAGATGGTACCCATACCTATTTGTGAGATTCCCAGCGAGTTAAAATAA
- a CDS encoding FtsL-like putative cell division protein, with product MRKGLLDILKGRFLISGDAPKNWMFLLFASFLAALMISSSHNADRKVLEIAELNEEVRKLKSEFFEARSSVQQLKLESTLREVVAEKGLVPSENPPRKIKVKSAE from the coding sequence ATGAGAAAAGGATTACTGGACATATTAAAAGGAAGGTTTTTGATAAGCGGTGACGCTCCCAAAAACTGGATGTTTTTATTGTTTGCCTCTTTCTTGGCGGCTTTAATGATTTCCAGCAGCCATAATGCCGATAGAAAAGTATTGGAGATTGCGGAGTTGAACGAGGAAGTGCGAAAACTTAAGAGTGAGTTTTTTGAAGCCCGGTCCAGTGTGCAGCAACTTAAATTGGAATCAACCTTACGGGAGGTGGTGGCTGAAAAAGGATTGGTGCCATCGGAAAACCCTCCAAGAAAAATAAAAGTTAAATCAGCGGAATAG
- a CDS encoding response regulator transcription factor, which yields MIKVLIADNHPIVRLGIRQVLESSSDIEVIADVSTTKELFNTLKTVAPDVVILEMDIPEINGIATLRKMKVDFPDIKTLMYSGQSEDVYALSTIRAGAFGYLSKTADLEYIISAVKKVSEGNMFITNELAQRLAFDEGTQKPRRFFRKLSSREVEVLKLLASGKRNKEVAEGLNLNEKTVSTYKARLMKKLNVDNLVDLLQQAKALELY from the coding sequence ATGATAAAAGTATTGATAGCTGACAACCATCCTATTGTTAGGCTTGGTATTAGACAGGTACTTGAATCAAGTTCAGATATTGAAGTTATTGCTGATGTTTCAACTACCAAGGAGCTTTTTAATACATTGAAAACCGTAGCCCCCGATGTAGTTATTTTAGAGATGGACATTCCAGAAATAAATGGAATTGCTACCCTTAGAAAAATGAAAGTGGACTTTCCGGACATTAAAACTTTAATGTACAGTGGACAGTCAGAAGATGTTTACGCGCTCAGCACCATTCGCGCCGGTGCATTTGGTTACTTATCCAAAACCGCTGATTTGGAATACATTATTTCCGCAGTTAAAAAAGTCAGCGAAGGAAATATGTTTATCACAAACGAACTGGCGCAACGCCTTGCTTTTGACGAAGGCACCCAAAAACCTAGAAGATTCTTCAGAAAACTTTCTTCCAGAGAGGTCGAGGTACTCAAACTTTTGGCCAGTGGAAAAAGGAACAAAGAAGTTGCCGAAGGATTAAACTTGAACGAAAAAACAGTAAGTACATACAAAGCCCGCTTGATGAAGAAGTTGAACGTGGATAATTTGGTGGACTTGCTACAACAGGCAAAAGCCCTGGAACTCTATTAG